The following coding sequences lie in one Cannabis sativa cultivar Pink pepper isolate KNU-18-1 chromosome 5, ASM2916894v1, whole genome shotgun sequence genomic window:
- the LOC115698081 gene encoding probable serine/threonine-protein kinase PBL8 has translation MGNCGTREESAVVTNAQVQQLNLISSLPVKNGEKKQNHHRSISDLSDPSTPRNFEDSRKNAMLYTHVISFTLFELETITKSFRSDYILGEGGFGTVYKGYIDENVRVGLKSLPVAVKVLNKEGLQGHREWLTEVNFLGQLRHPNLVKLIGYCCEDDHRLLVYEFMFRGSLENHLFRKASIPFLWGTRMAIALGAAKGLAFLHNAERPVIYRDFKTSNILLDSDYTAKLSDFGLAKAGPQGDETHVSTRVMGTYGYAAPEYVMTGHLTARSDVYSFGVVLLELLTGRRSVDKTRPSKEQNLVEWARPKLNDKRKLLQIIDPRLENQYSVRAAQKACSLAYYCLSQNPKARPLMSDVVETLEPLQSGNDGNEVSSSFSIGNAGPFARIPDYRMRQRFTNNVGPGSSCRSPNPNCSPGGPAACRVR, from the exons ATGGGCAACTGTGGTACTAGAGAGGAATCTGCAGTGGTAACCAATGCTCAAG TCCAACAGCTGAACTTGATATCGTCTTTGCCTGTTAAAAATGGTGAGAAGAAGCAAAATCATCATCGTTCCATATCAGATCTGAGCGATCCCTCAACGCCACGAAACTTTGAGGATTCAAGAAAGAACGCCATGCTTTACACCCATGTCATCTCCTTTACCCTCTTCGAGCTTGAGACCATCACAAAGAGCTTCCGCTCCGATTACATCCTCGGTGAGGGAGGCTTTGGAACTGTCTATAAAGGATACATTGACGAAAATGTCAGGGTTGGCCTCAAATCGCTCCCAGTCGCTGTCAAAGTACTTAATAAGGAGGGTCTTCAGGGTCATCGAGAGTGGCTT ACTGAAGTGAACTTTCTGGGACAGCTTAGACATCCTAATCTGGTTAAGTTGATTGGATATTGTTGCGAGGACGATCATAGGTTACTTGTATATGAGTTCATGTTTCGCGGAAGCCTTGAGAATCACCTTTTCAGGA AAGCATCTATTCCATTTTTGTGGGGAACAAGAATGGCCATTGCTTTGGGAGCTGCAAAGGGGCTTGCTTTCCTTCACAATGCAGAAAGGCCAGTTATTTATCGAGACTTTAAAACCTCTAATATATTATTGGATTCA GATTATACAGCCAAGCTCTCTGATTTTGGTCTTGCTAAAGCTGGACCTCAGGGTGATGAAACTCATGTCTCGACCCGGGTAATGGGCACCTATGGTTATGCAGCTCCTGAATATGTCATGACTG GCCACTTGACTGCAAGGAGCGATGTTTACAGCTTTGGAGTTGTTCTTTTGGAGCTTTTAACTGGAAGGAGGTCTGTCGACAAGACAAGACCAAGTAAAGAGCAAAACTTGGTTGAGTGGGCTAGGCCTAAACTGAACGACAAGAGAAAGTTGCTTCAAATAATTGATCCCAGGTTGGAAAATCAATATTCAGTGAGAGCAGCTCAGAAGGCTTGCAGTTTGGCATACTATTGTCTGAGCCAAAATCCCAAAGCAAGGCCCTTAATGAGCGATGTTGTTGAAACATTGGAACCTTTGCAAAGTGGCAACGATGGAAATGAAGTgtcatcatcattttcaatcGGCAATGCTGGTCCATTTGCCAGAATCCCAGATTATCGGATGCGTCAGAGGTTTACAAATAATGTTGGCCCTGGATCAAGTTGCCGATCTCCTAACCCAAATTGTTCTCCGGGAGGTCCTGCAGCATGCAGAGTTCGATGA
- the LOC115698103 gene encoding uncharacterized protein LOC115698103 — MNNFTKSVVLLVLFIVQLIIIPGLHAISGLKPPPLETTEPMVPAGPTAYRFINMSAAIGVGSYRRRLAPFQLCLLCKCCAGATCVSMPCCFGIDCQLPNKPFGVCAFVPKSCNCTNCATKN, encoded by the exons ATGAACAATTTCACAAAATCAGTGGTTCTATTAGTTCTCTTCATTGTTCAATTGATCATAATTCCAG GACTCCATGCAATCTCAGGATTGAAGCCGCCGCCGCTAGAAACGACGGAGCCAATGGTTCCTGCTGGTCCAACTGCGTATCGATTCATAAACATGTCGGCGGCAATAGGAGTCGGCAGCTATAGGCGGAGATTGGCTCCGTTCCAGCTGTGCCTGCTCTGCAAGTGCTGCGCCGGCGCCACTTGCGTCTCCATGCCGTGCTGCTTTGGTATCGACTGTCAGCTCCCCAACAAGCCCTTTGGCGTCTGTGCTTTCGTACCAAAATCCTGTAACTGCACAAATTGTGCTACTAAaaattag